AGGGTAACTTCCACTTTAAGAGGATAAGGGGTGGAACTTAATTTGATAATTGAGTCGGGACTTAAATTTCCCTTATTGAGGCAAAGTTAAAGTTTTATTCTATTAGATATGCTATAATAGTAGTTATAAAATACTACCGGAAGGATGCTAATATGGTATTTGAAGATATTGTGGGACAAAATAATATCATAAAATATTTAAAAAATACAATAGCAAATAAGAGGGTTTTTCACGCATATCTGTTCTGCGGACCTGATGGGATAGGAAAGAGTATTGTGGCATCTGTATTTGCCAGGACTCTAAATTGCGCAAATAAGGGGCTGAACCCATGTGGAACGTGTCCTTCATGCATTAAAGCGAGGGATGGGAATCATCCCGATATTACAGATTTAAGGCCGGCATCTAAGTCGATATCGGTAAATGATATAAGAGAATTGCAGATAAATATGCAAAAAAAGCCGTATGAAGATGGCGTGAAAGTATATATAATACATGAAGCCGAAAAGATGACCGAGCAGGCTCAAAATGCGCTTCTTAAGATACTTGAGGAACCTCCTGAGCATGTTATTATAATACTTCTTACATTTAACCAGTATTTGCTCTTAAATACAATAAGATCAAGATGCCAGATATTAAAATTCAGCAGGGCACCTGAAAAAGCCATAGA
Above is a genomic segment from Clostridiales bacterium containing:
- the holB gene encoding DNA polymerase III subunit delta', producing the protein MVFEDIVGQNNIIKYLKNTIANKRVFHAYLFCGPDGIGKSIVASVFARTLNCANKGLNPCGTCPSCIKARDGNHPDITDLRPASKSISVNDIRELQINMQKKPYEDGVKVYIIHEAEKMTEQAQNALLKILEEPPEHVIIILLTFNQYLLLNTIRSRCQILKFSRAPEKAIEDYLIFRKQVPEREARFASAFSGGIFQKAVEFIADDKLKADRNDVIKLSLNIYKKDKIDVLSYVDYFTENKDNIMSILDIMVSLFRDILIYKESGSKRYIINLDKSELIESECKRYTYGVLNKIITYIKEAYRNISLNVNYQLSIENMLLKIQEG